One window from the genome of Crassostrea angulata isolate pt1a10 chromosome 2, ASM2561291v2, whole genome shotgun sequence encodes:
- the LOC128174513 gene encoding multiple epidermal growth factor-like domains protein 10, whose product MGLAYRGVKWGMKVKRVIRSARKDTLVKTVLGNVLLTVTAVIKNLDFVILGVIRDGKGHIVQKNAMVGFLDRTVAHLVDTVLKTNNVIIYTEHVQRDVTQECSKNTFGRNCQNKCNRTCITCDIVTGICDSGCHPGWKGDYCENACDGNFYGANCSLQCGKCMNNTQCHHAFGNCMGGCASGFNGSKCDTECPDGYFGPNCRESCNETCKSCDKTSGVCKYGCKPGWKGDFCETICDNHFYGENCSMPCGKCLKNEQCHHLNGTCFNGCMSGFMGSKCIEECQDGYFGENCIRVCPIQCHSCNKSSGICDQGCHPGWKGTYCTEECDGGLYGVNCSMPCGHCLNHQQCHHINGTCVTGCGPGYIGNTCTEACLAGTFGMNCNETCSINCRYSKRCSSETGNCSGGCVKGWKGSHCSNECDGHTYGYNCQEHCGICRNGEECDTVTGVCPNGCDTGYTGDNCKETCSNKTYGLLCSLTCGNCIDKQQCHHVTGKCPEGCAVGFQGERCDKALCLPPSAESADHPSISYILSALLTVCVIVIIFLTLRLCKNEQCYKCHQHKQPKDNKPVDTAPSTTGHDVNVDDGTAYQELNEVTNQPQRGDLGHTAVNPDTYVNVEGDNSAYQALGEVTQPSLYDTPFQK is encoded by the exons ATGGGACTTGCTTACAGGGGTGTGAAGTGGGGTATGAAGGTCAAACGTGTGATCAGG aGTGCCAGGAAGGATACTTTGGTGAAAACTGTGCTCGGGAATGTTCTGCTAACTGTAACAGCTGTAATAAAAAATCTGGACTTTGTGATCTTGGGTGTCATCCGGGATGGAAAGGGACACATTGTTCAGAAA aatgcGATGGTGGGCTTTTTGGACCGAACTGTAGCACACCTTGTGGACACTGTCTTAAAAACCAACAATGTCATCATCTATACGGAACATGTGCAAAGGGATGTGACCCAGG agtGCTCAAAGAACACATTCGGTCGTAACTGTCAGAACAAATGCAACAGGACGTGCATAACCTGTGACATAGTTACTGGAATCTGTGACAGTGGATGTCATCCCGGTTGGAAAGGAGACTATTGTGAAAACG CATGCGATGGCAATTTCTACGGAGCCAATTGCAGTCTACAATGTGGAAAGTGTATGAACAATACACAGTGTCACCACGCATTCGGAAATTGCATGGGTGGATGTGCCAGTGGGTTCAACGGCAGCAAGTGCGATACAG AATGCCCTGATGGTTATTTTGGTCCAAACTGTCGTGAATCATGCAACGAAACGTGCAAAAGTTGTGATAAGACCTCGGGTGTCTGTAAATACGGCTGTAAACCAGGATGGAAGGGCGACTTTTGTGAAACAA TTTGTGATAACCATTTTTATGGAGAAAATTGCAGTATGCCGTGCGGgaagtgtttaaaaaatgagcAGTGTCATCACTTGAATGGAACGTGTTTTAATGGGTGCATGAGTGGCTTTATGGGCTCAAAATGCATAGAAG AGTGCCAGGATGGATATTTTGGAGAAAACTGTATTCGAGTGTGTCCTATTCAGTGCCACAGCTGTAACAAATCTTCTGGAATTTGTGATCAGGGATGTCACCCGGGATGGAAGGGGACATATTGTACAGAAG AATGTGATGGTGGGCTTTACGGAGTGAACTGTAGCATGCCATGTGGACACTGTCTTAATCACCAACAATGTCATCATATAAACGGAACATGTGTAACTGGATGTGGCCCAGGGTACATTGGAAATACTTGCACTGAAG CTTGTCTAGCTGGAACTTTCGGAATGAACTGCAACGAAACTTGTAGCATCAATTGCAGATATTCAAAACGTTGTAGTTCTGAAACAGGAAACTGTAGTGGTGGATGTGTAAAGGGTTGGAAAGGGTCTCACTGTAGTAATG AATGTGACGGTCATACATATGGATATAATTGTCAAGAGCACTGTGGAATCTGCCGGAATGGAGAGGAGTGTGATACAGTGACTGGAGTGTGTCCTAATGGCTGTGACACTGGTTACACGGGGGACAACTGTAAAGAAA CTTGCAGTAACAAAACGTATGGACTCCTTTGTTCGTTGACTTGTGGTAACTGCATTGACAAACAACAATGTCATCACGTGACCGGAAAATGCCCAGAAGGATGCGCTGTAGGATTTCAAGGAGAAAGGTGTGACAAAG CACTGTGTCTCCCACCGTCAGCAGAGTCTGCTGACCATCCCTCCATTTCTTACATTTTGTCTGCATTGCTCACCGTCTGTGTCATCGTTATCATTTTTCTCACCTTAAG ATTATGCAAAAACGAACAATGTTATAAGTGCCATCAGCATAAGCAACCGAAGGACAACAAACCTGTAGACACTGCACCATCTACAACTGGTCACGACGTTAACGTTGATGACGGCACGGCATACCAGGAGCTCAACGAAGTCACCAATCAACCACAGAGAGGTGATCTTGGTCACACCGCCGTCAACCCTGATACTTACGTTAATGTTGAGGGAGATAACTCAGCGTATCAGGCGCTAGGAGAAGTCACCCAGCCGTCTCTCTATGATACGCCTTTCCAGAAATAA